One Oryza sativa Japonica Group chromosome 8, ASM3414082v1 DNA window includes the following coding sequences:
- the LOC4344711 gene encoding transcription factor MAMYB, whose protein sequence is MEFIDDDWDYQPRARVIHSRSNANSNGATTASSSQPTRSLPHTAACAAAAVALLAAAYYLLPDYQVLASVVVWVASSLLLAPFAPSSATGGDVSVGRGDPLPEQEPVEEPVSDPAPTSRRGRRQSSSSNPTPPPPKPSDPIAPPPPRHAAAAAAAAATAVSDGGEAVEDAGEWTDQEMDILRRQMVKHPAGEPQRWEKIAAAFGGRRTPESVIRAAKSGGGAAAAGASFDQFLRKRKPLDPRSEATDAGSGNAGGGGGESGDGSWSAGDDRALLNALKEFPKDTAMRWEKVAVAVPGKTKAACMKRVTELKRDFRSSKAASEAAP, encoded by the coding sequence atggagtTCATCGACGACGACTGGGACTACCAGCCACGCGCGCGAGTCATCCACTCCCGCAGCAACGCTAACTCCAACGGTGCCACCACCGCCTCGTCGTCCCAACCGACCCGCTCCCTCCCCCacaccgccgcctgcgccgccgcggccgtggcgctcctcgccgcggcgtACTACCTCCTCCCGGACTACCAGGTCCTCGCATCCGTCGTCGTCTGGGTCGcgtcctccctcctcctcgcccccttcgcgccctcctccgccaccggcggcgacgtctCCGTCGGCCGCGGGGATCCCCTCCCCGAGCAGGAGCCCGTCGAGGAACCCGTCTCGGATCCcgcccccacctcccgccgcggtCGGCGCcagagctcgagctcgaacCCGACGCCTCCGCCCCCGAAGCCCTCAGATCCGatcgcgcctccgccgccgcgacacgcggcggctgcggctgcggctgcggcgacggccgtgtcggatggcggcgaggcggtggaggaCGCCGGCGAGTGGACCGACCAAGAGATGGACATCCTCCGCCGCCAGATGGTGAAGCACCCGGCGGGTGAGCCGCAGCGGTGGGAGAAGATTGCCGCGGCGTTCGGCGGCCGCCGCACGCCGGAGAGCGTAATCCGCGCGGCgaagtccggcggcggcgctgctgccgcGGGGGCCTCGTTCGACCAGTTCCTCCGCAAGCGCAAGCCGCTCGACCCGAGGTCCGAGGCGACCGACGCAGGAAGTGGCaatgccggaggaggaggaggggagagtggTGATGGGTCTTGGAGCGCCGGCGATGACCGGGCATTGCTCAACGCGCTCAAGGAGTTCCCCAAGGACACGGCGATGAGGTGGGagaaggtggcggtggcggtgcccGGGAAGACGAAGGCAGCTTGCATGAAGAGGGTCACCGAGCTCAAGCGCGATTTCCGGAGCAGCAAGGCAGCATCGGAGGCAGCTCCATAG
- the LOC4344710 gene encoding nucleolar GTP-binding protein 1 encodes MRAAAGGRGFLLHPRPPWRAPATPPCPPPPATATALARRLHHRRLPEGILSTLERGVSTLHLRCWVHCATCGVTLHDISQAEPVNGAKSDLVQKHEKVGAFQRIPMVMPATDILMSAQRKSRNVPPTKGIANIAKRERNKGAKQLDALMKEISVPLRTYTENFPKRRDLHPYERSLIELTFGEGYYEKVIARVDALRKKINSVGKQHASVCAKSLTKREAEERLSEGRKKLEEAFEHGKWVIDDLVNIAKTLRSMPVVDPHIPTLCLVGSPNVGKSSLVRILSSGKPEVCSYPFTTRGILMGHIVSNHERFQVTDTPGLLTRDDDERNNIEKLTLAVLSHLPIAVLYVHDLSEDCGTSVADQYITYKHIKERFGDRLWLDVISKSDLLDKKTSSEFDDADDEVGRYRRFGPECAIRVSVQGQVGVKELKEKVHQLLTSQMSRIKAGTIYQETQRTDDNAPGQT; translated from the exons ATGCGAGCGGCAGCAGGAGGCCGCggcttcctcctccacccgcggcCGCCATGGCGAGCTCCCGCGACTCCTCcttgtcctcctcctccagccaccgccaccgcgctcgcGAGGCGGCTTCACCACCGACGCCTACCTGAAG GTATTTTGTCCACCCTGGAACGAGGTGTTTCTACACTGCATTTGCGTTGTTGGGTTCACTGTGCAACATGTGGTGTTACGTTACATGACATATCACAGGCAGAACCTGTGAATGGAGCAAAG TCCGACCTTGTTCAAAAGCATGAGAAGGTAGGTGCATTTCAGAGAATACCAATGGTGATGCCTGCAACTGATATACTTATGTCAGCACAAAGAAAATCAAGAAATGTACCACCTACAAAGG GTATAGCAAATATTGCTAAACGTGAAAGGAACAAAGGGGCAAAACAACTTGATGCCTTAATGAAA GAAATTTCAGTACCTCTGAGAACATATACAGAAAACTTCCCTAAGAGGAGGGATCTTCACCCCTATGAGAGATCTCTCATTGAGTTGACTTTTGGGGAGGGATATTACGAGAAG GTAATAGCACGAGTGGATGCTCTCAGGAAAAAGATTAATTCTGTCGGGAAGCAACATGCTTCTGTCTGTGCTAAG TCATTAACGAAGCGTGAAGCAGAGGAGCGACTCAGTGAG GGGCGGAAGAAACTTGAGGAAGCTTTCGAGCATGGGAAGTGGGTAATTGATGATTTAGTAAACATTGCAAAG ACTTTGCGTTCTATGCCAGTTGTTGATCCACATATACCTACACTTTGTCTTGTTGGATCACCCAATGTGGGGAAGTCATCATTAGTTCGCATATTATCGTCTGGAAAACCTGAG GTCTGCAGCTACCCTTTCACAACAAGAGGTATTCTAATGGGACACATTGTATCCAATCATGAACGTTTTCAG GTTACTGATACCCCAGGACTTCTTACAAGAGATGATG ATGAAAGGAATAACATTGAGAAATTGACCCTTGCTGTCCTTTCTCATCTACCAATTGCTGTCCTGTATGTTCATGATTTATCTGAGGACTGCGGGACCTCAGTGGCCGATCAG TACATCACATACAAGCATATAAAGGAAAGATTCGGTGATCGCTTGTGGCTTGATGTTATATCCAAATCTGATCTTTTGGACAAGAAAACATCCTCAGAATTTGATGATGCTGATGATGAAGTAGGGAGATACAGAAGATTCGGGCCAGAATGTGCCATCCGAGTATCTGTGCAGGGCCAAGTTGGAGTAAAAGAG CTAAAAGAGAAGGTGCATCAGCTACTAACCTCTCAGATGTCTCGGATCAAAGCTGGCACAATCTATCAGGAAACCCAGAGAACGGATGATAATGCTCCCGGGCAAACTTAG
- the LOC4344712 gene encoding tobamovirus multiplication protein 2A, giving the protein MACRGFFEWVLKLLNLVVMVVGLAMMGYGAYLLVAWLQLLPSPPPLPPAPAVAPGGGGGGEMVRLGRPLLLLLDVSSLPDGTAERLSAAWFIYAFIGVGVILFITSIFGCAGASRGGCCLSFYSFLIILFILVELAAGGFIFFNHSWKDVIPVDKTGNFDMMYSFLKENWRIAKWVALGAVLFEAVLFTVALIVQSGNQADYDSDDEYIAPRSSTRQPLVNKQPVADPRVPNLDYRPIRNDAWSQRMREKYGVDTFDPNRFQQATISPAEQRNRCAIL; this is encoded by the exons atgGCGTGCAGGGGGTTCTTCGAGTGGGTCCTGAAGCTGCTCAActtggtggtgatggtggtcgGGCTGGCCATGATGGGGTACGGCGCCTACCTCCTCGTGGCGTGGCTCCAGCtgctgccttcgccgccgccgctgccgcctgcgccggcggtggctcccggcggcggcggaggcggcgagatgGTGCGGCTCGGGAGgccgctgctgctcctcctcgacGTGTCGTCCTTGCCCGATGGGACGGCGGAGAGGCTCTCCGCTGCATG GTTTATTTACGCGTTTATTGGTGTTGGTGTAATACTCTTCATTACATCCATCTTTGGTTGTGCTGGAGCATCGAGGGGCGGGTGCTGCTTATCCTTT TATTCGTTCCTCATTATTCTGTTCATACTGGTAGAGCTTGCTGCAGGAGGTTTCATTTTCTTCAACCATAGCTGGAAAGAT GTAATTCCAGTTGATAAAACTGGTAACTTTGACATGATGTACAGCTTTTTGAAGGAGAATTGGAGAATCGCAAAGTGGGTTGCACTTGGAGCTGTACTATTTGAG GCAGTGCTGTTCACTGTAGCTCTCATAGTGCAGTCAGGCAATCAAGCAGACTATGACAGTGATGACGAGTACATTGCCCCAAGGTCTTCAACCCGGCAGCCGTTGGTGAACAAGCAACCTGTTGCTGACCCTAGGGTGCCCAACCTTGACTACCGTCCAATCCGAAACGATGCGTGGAGCCAAAGAATGAGAGAAAAG TATGGGGTGGACACCTTTGATCCAAACAGGTTCCAACAGGCGACAATATCTCCCGCAGAACAAAGAAACCGATGCGCAATCCTCTGA